In Archocentrus centrarchus isolate MPI-CPG fArcCen1 chromosome 16, fArcCen1, whole genome shotgun sequence, a single window of DNA contains:
- the ago1 gene encoding protein argonaute-1: protein MEPGTSGAVPMGVFPPPLQQVFHAPRRPGMGTVGKPIRLLANYFEVEIPKMDVYHYEVDIKPDKCPRRVNREVVEYMVQHFKPQLFGDRKPVYDGKKNIYTVLALPIGSEKVDFEVTIPGEGKDRIFKVSIRWLAKVSWRLLQETLVSGRLQVPLDSVQALDVAMRHLASMRYTPVGRSFFSPPEGYYHPLGGGREVWFGFHQSVRPAMWKMMLNIDVSATAFYKAQPVIEFMCEVLDIRNIDEQPKTLTDSQRVRFTKEIKGLKVEVTHCGQMKRKYRVCNVTRRPASHQTFPLQLESGQTVECTVAQYFKQKYNLQLKYPHLPCLQVGQEQKHTYLPLEVCNIVAGQRCIKKLTDNQTSTMIKATARSAPDRQEEISRLMKNANFNLDPYIQEFGIKVKDDMAEVMGRVLPAPILQYGGRNRAIATPNQGVWDMRGKQFYNGIEIKVWAIACFAPQKQCREEVLKNFTDQLRKISKDAGMPIQGQPCFCKYAQGADSVEPMFRHLKNTYSGLQLIIVILPGKTPVYAEVKRVGDTLLGMATQCVQVKNVVKTSPQTLSNLCLKINVKLGGINNILVPHQRSAVFQQPVIFLGADVTHPPAGDGKKPSITAVVGSMDAHPSRYCATVRVQRPRQEIIEDLSYMVRELLIQFYKSTRFKPTRIIFYRDGVPEGQLPQILHYELLAIRDACIKLEKDYQPGITYIVVQKRHHTRLFCADKSERIGKSGNIPAGTTVDTSITHPFEFDFYLCSHAGIQGTSRPSHYYVLWDDNRFTADELQILTYQLCHTYVRCTRSVSIPAPAYYARLVAFRARYHLVDKEHDSGEGSHVSGQSNGRDPQALAKAVQIHHDTLRTMYFA, encoded by the exons AGAGGTGGTGGAGTACATGGTGCAGCACTTCAAGCCCCAGCTCTTTGGTGACAGGAAGCCAGTGTATGATGGCAAGAAGAACATCTACACGGTGCTAGCACTTCCTATTGGGAGTGAGAAG gtagatTTTGAGGTGACTATTCCTGGTGAGGGCAAGGATCGAATCTTCAAGGTGTCCATCCGTTGGCTGGCCAAGGTGTCATGGCGCCTGCTGCAGGAGACTCTAGTCAGCGGCCGGCTGCAGGTCCCCCTTGACTCAGTTCAAGCCCTGGATGTGGCCATGCGTCACCTGGCCTCTATGAG GTACACACCAGTGGGTCGTTCATTTTTCTCCCCACCTGAAGGATACTACCACCCACTTGGAGGGGGAAGGGAAGTTTGGTTTGGCTTCCACCAATCGGTGCGCCCCGCCATGTGGAAGATGATGCTTAACATTGATG tGTCTGCCACGGCCTTTTACAAAGCCCAGCCTGTAATTGAGTTCATGTGTGAGGTTTTGGATATTCGCAACATTGATGAGCAACCCAAGACTCTCACTGACTCACAAAGGGTCCGCTTCACCAAGGAAATTAAAG GCCTGAAGGTGGAGGTGACCCATTGTGGCCAAATGAAAAGGAAGTATCGCGTATGCAATGTCACCAGACGTCCTGCAAGCCACCAAAC GTTTCCCCTTCAGCTTGAAAGTGGGCAGACAGTAGAATGTACAGTGGCTCAGTACTTCAAGCAGAAGTATAACTTGCAGCTCAAATACCCCCACCTACCCTGTCTACAGGTGGGGCAGGAGCAGAAGCACACCTACCTACCTCTGGAG GTGTGTAACATTGTAGCCGGTCAACGATGCATCAAGAAACTGACAGATAATCAGACCTCAACTATGATTAAAGCCACAGCTCGTTCTGCACCCGACAGACAGGAGGAGATCAGCAGGCTG ATGAAGAATGCCAATTTCAACCTGGACCCTTACATTCAGGAGTTTGGGATCAAGGTGAAAGATGACATGGCTGAGGTGATGGGCAGAGTTTTGCCAGCCCCCATTCTGCAGTACGGAGGACGG aaTCGTGCCATAGCTACACCCAACCAGGGAGTGTGGGACATGAGAGGGAAGCAATTTTATAATGGCATTGAGATCAAAGTGTGGGCTATTGCCTGCTTTGCCCCCCAGAAACAGTGCAGAGAAGAGGTGCTCAA GAACTTCACAGACCAGCTTCGTAAAATCTCAAAGGATGCTGGGATGCCAATTCAGGGCCAGCCGTGTTTCTGTAAATATGCCCAGGGAGCGGACAGCGTGGAGCCCATGTTCAGACACCTGAAGAACACCTACTCTGGACTTCAGCTCATCATCGTCATCCTGCCGGGAAAAACTCCTGTCTATG cgGAGGTAAAGCGTGTGGGTGACACCCTGCTGGGAATGGCCACGCAATGTGTCCAGGTTAAGAACGTGGTGAAGACGTCACCGCAGACTCTATCTAACCTCTGCCTCAAAATCAATGTGAAGCTGGGAGGGATCAACAACATCCTGGTGCCTCACCAACG gtcagcagtgtTTCAGCAGCCGGTTATCTTCCTGGGAGCAGATGTCACACACCCCCCTGCTGGAGATGGCAAGAAGCCCTCCATTACTGCT GTGGTAGGCAGTATGGATGCCCATCCCAGTAGATACTGTGCCACAGTGCGCGTCCAGAGACCCAGGCAGGAAATCATTGAAGATTTATCTTACATGGTGCGTGAACTGCTAATTCAGTTCTACAAGTCAACCCGCTTCAAGCCCACCAGGATCATTTTCTACAGGGATGGCGTTCCCGAGGGACAGTTGCCTCAG ATTCTCCACTATGAGCTGTTGGCCATCAGAGATGCATGCATAAAGTTGGAGAAAGACTATCAGCCTGGTATCACCTACATCGTGGTGCAGAAACGTCACCACACACGTCTCTTCTGTGCTGATAAGTCTGAAAGG ATTGGGAAGAGCGGGAATATTCCTGCAGGGACTACAGTGGACACCAGCATCACTCATCCCTTTGAGTTTGACTTCTACCTGTGCAGTCATGCAGGAATACAG GGTACCAGCCGGCCGTCTCATTATTACGTCTTATGGGACGACAATCGTTTCACAGCTGATGAGTTGCAGATTCTAACCTACCAGTTGTGCCACACTTACGTGCGCTGTACCCGCTCAGTCTCCATCCCTGCGCCAGCCTACTATGCGCGTCTTGTGGCCTTCCGTGCCCGCTACCATCTGGTAGACAAAGAACATGACAG TGGAGAGGGCAGCCACGTGTCTGGTCAGAGTAACGGTCGGGATCCCCAGGCGTTGGCTAAAGCTGTTCAGATTCATCACGACACTCTGAGGACCATGTACTTCGCCTGA